The DNA sequence TACCAGCTGGATTATGACTGCGCACTGGAACTGATGTCTGCCGGGCAGAGTGAGTGGCTGATGACAGCGCTGAAGACAACGAACCCATCAGGTCATCAATGGATTAAGCAAGACAGTCACTTGGCAAGATAGCAGATTCCTTTGGGGTGGGATCCAGCGGAATTCGGCGGGGTTTCCCCCCAAGTTCGAGCAGATCGGGATTCTGAATCGTTCCAGGGTCCAGTTCTGGATGAACATAAAAATGAAACCAAGCCACAGCTTTGGCACCGAAGCTGATTCGTGGCAGGACCAAAAAGTTTCGATACGCAATCAAAACGAAGAGATTTGGCGCGAGGCCGAATCTCTTCGTTTTGTTGGTTTTTATTATTATGATTTATATTTCATTTGGACAGCGGTTTCACCGAGTGGAATGTCAGATCAGGCTTCCTTTGTCAGAGAAGCCAGTTCAAGGAGGGCGCTGCGCAGCGCTTCACAGTAGCGGTGAAAATGTCTGGAATATTTTTTTCGGATCAGGAAGCCGACGACGGGCATAAAAGTGAATTGAAGCCGCTGGGCCATGGATATCTCCAGCTGGATGCCCTGACCCCGCTGATTCTGATTGACGATATTGTCATCACCCAGACCGGACAGGTGGGCGGGGGCGTCGGCGACTTCGAATCCGGCCGCCCGGAGATGTCGTTCGACGATGGCGCGCCCTGTCCGATCCTGTCCGCCCAGATAAGTGGTGCGTTCATTGTCTTTGCCCATGCAGCCGTGAATGGCCAGAGTGCAGCGGGACAGTGCACTGAGGCGCCGGGCAATGCTGCAGTCATAATGCCTGGAAGTGACGTGGAGGTTGGAAAAATTGAGTTCCTGCATCTGTCCGGCGAAATCATACAGGGAAAAAGTCTCGCCGGCCACTTCATGGGCGATTTCCGAGGTGAAGAACTCGATTCCGCCGCCATGGGGCGACATGACCAGAATTCCGGATTCGGCTCGGCTGCGGGTGGTTAGACGATAATTCTCCATCGGTTCAAAAGTAAACAGTTCTTTCATGGAATTGTATTTGTCAGCCATTGGGGTCCTCCGGGTCAGTCAGCGGTCGTTTCGCTTAGTTCGGGATCTGCCGGTTCTTCGAATTCGGCATCGGGCAGCACCCGAAGGTGCATCAGGTGGATGGTCACCAAAGTTCCCAGAATTCCTAAAATGAGAAAAACAGCAGGTTTTCTGACCAGGAACATGGTCAAGCCCAATCCGAACCAGAGCAGGATCAGAGCCTTGGTCCGATGGCTTTTTCGAACAGCCCGCTTTTCGATGTAGTCGCGGATGTATTTGCCATGTATGGGGTGTTCCATCAGCCAGCGATAGAAGCGGTCGCTGCTGCGGGCGAAAAACCAGGCGCTCGCCAGCAGCAGCGGGGTCGTAGGCAGAATCGGAACGACAATGCCGATGGTTCCGGTCACGACACAGAGGATTCCCAGAATGAGGTAGATGATTCGTTTCATAAGATTAGAACTCAGCTCCTGTCTGGGGGAAGGATCCAATCAGGATCCGCAGGTCGATGGTAATAGCATGAAGGGTGTCGGTGGACAAGGTCTCCGGATCGACACCAAGGGCCATGGGAGTCATTCGAATCATATCCCGGGCCTGGTCCTGCTCCAGAGTTCTGGAATAATAGACGGACCGGCTGTCGGTCAGGGTGCAGTGCGCCTGAAAATGGCGCAGCACATCATCATCGGAATGGCTTTCATGCAGCAGTGAGCCGCCCAGCAGCTGCCGGATTTCCTTCAGGTAGTCCGGTCCCGGAATGATTTTGATCAGGAGGCCTCCGGGACGAAGCACCCGCCGGAATTCGGCATAGTTCGCCTGAGTCAGCAGATCGATCACCAGATCCTGCGAGGCATCCTGCAGCGGGATATTCGTAAGATCCGCTATAAAGAAGTTTGCTGGATGCACTCCGCTGGCAGCCATGGCGATGGCGTCCTGGGAGAGATCGAAACCGAGCAGAGTATCCTGGGTCCCGTATGCCAGTTCCCTGGTGTAGTAACCCTGACCGCAGCCGGCGTCGAGAATCACCAGCGGGTTCCCTCCGATTTGGGTGCGATGGATTTCGATGAGGGACTGCAAGGTTTCGAGCAGGGGCAGGTAGAAGCCAGCCTGCAGGATGCGTTCCCGTGCGGCAAACAGTTCTCGGGTATATTTCAGTGGCTTTTGTCCAGGCACAAAATTGACATGGCCTTTTTTGGACAGATTAAAGGTATGGCGGGATTCGCAGATCAGGCTGGAATCCTGCGCAG is a window from the Clostridiaceae bacterium HFYG-1003 genome containing:
- a CDS encoding YbaN family protein, with protein sequence MKRIIYLILGILCVVTGTIGIVVPILPTTPLLLASAWFFARSSDRFYRWLMEHPIHGKYIRDYIEKRAVRKSHRTKALILLWFGLGLTMFLVRKPAVFLILGILGTLVTIHLMHLRVLPDAEFEEPADPELSETTAD
- a CDS encoding methyltransferase domain-containing protein, with product MNQKASRLLAQASLFRCPICHQSMTAQDSSLICESRHTFNLSKKGHVNFVPGQKPLKYTRELFAARERILQAGFYLPLLETLQSLIEIHRTQIGGNPLVILDAGCGQGYYTRELAYGTQDTLLGFDLSQDAIAMAASGVHPANFFIADLTNIPLQDASQDLVIDLLTQANYAEFRRVLRPGGLLIKIIPGPDYLKEIRQLLGGSLLHESHSDDDVLRHFQAHCTLTDSRSVYYSRTLEQDQARDMIRMTPMALGVDPETLSTDTLHAITIDLRILIGSFPQTGAEF
- a CDS encoding poly-gamma-glutamate hydrolase family protein; amino-acid sequence: MADKYNSMKELFTFEPMENYRLTTRSRAESGILVMSPHGGGIEFFTSEIAHEVAGETFSLYDFAGQMQELNFSNLHVTSRHYDCSIARRLSALSRCTLAIHGCMGKDNERTTYLGGQDRTGRAIVERHLRAAGFEVADAPAHLSGLGDDNIVNQNQRGQGIQLEISMAQRLQFTFMPVVGFLIRKKYSRHFHRYCEALRSALLELASLTKEA